The genomic stretch TATGAACGTAAGTGATATGAGTCCATACGTTTGCGGTTAAAACCGTTGAAGAAGTCCCTACTGTAACACTGGAATTACCCCAAAAGGAAAAAAATGCAGAAAACTCGAAATGACCTGCTGCATCTAATAAAAGTCTGGGCCCTGGATTGTAACCAATAGCTTGTTGGAAACCTATAATTTGATTGTTCGTCGCATTATTTGGAAAAATCCATAAAGCAATGGCAAAGTCCTCGTTGCAAAGAGGAGTAAAGTCACTACCAAAGTACTGATCCGTCCCATTGAAGGATGCAGTACCGTTTGGCAGATGGGAACGACTGAGAGAATACGAAGGACCTGTAGTGGCAGGCCAAATTCCACCAGGGAAATATCCATGATGAGCACTTCCACTCTTATCATTGATATCACCATCCAGAGGATACCATGCATAAAGACCGGAAACAAGTGTGGGCGGGATTTGGAAACCATTTGTAGAAGTAACTCCGTTAGGACCACAACGCCCTTCTAAAAAGCATTTTAAAATTTCAGTTTCAGTGAATGATTTGCTTTTGTAATCTCCCGTATTATTAAAAGAGTTCGGCTGACAATAGGAAGATAAACAGAATACAAATACAAATAATCGAATTTGTTGAATGATTCGGAAACAACTCTCCATAGAAACATCTAGAATATCCGAAAAAAAATACTGGTCGTCCGAAACTACATTTCAGGACTCTTTTTTAGAATTAAACTTGTAAGCTGTCAAAAAAATCTAAAACTGATTCAAAATGAAATGGGTTCGATTTTTGTTTTTTGTATGGATCTTGACGGCTGGTCTATCCTGTTCCGAAGAGAAACACAGCAGAACTAACATTACGAATCGATTTGAATCCTTCCGTGATCCCCAAGGGCAGATGTCCTTGGAAGATGTAGAGAAACAAACATCTTGGCAAACCATAAAAGGGGATTCTCTCTCTTTTCATTTTACAAAAGACATCATCTGGCTCCGTGCCAAAGCTAGTGACCCCGCTTTTTTACCAGATAAAATCCTCTCTTTAGAATGGAAGGCATTAGACAATGCGATTCTTTTTTTACCGGACGAAACGTCCTACCAATCTTTTCAAACGGGAGACGCTTATCCTAAATCCACTTGGGCTGTTCCGGAAGCATTGGATCCTAGTTTTCAAATACCAAAACTCAAACTAACAAAAAAAAACTATATTTACCTACGACTTCAATCTGTTTCCCTCATTTCTTTTCCTATTTTCTCTATGGATGAGAATACCTTTCACAAAAAGATTGTTTTAGAAACCGGAGTGATCTACTTAATTCTGGGATTCTGTGCCGTTATGTTTCTCATCAGCATGTTTTATCTCTTGGCATTTCGGCTTTATGATTTTTTTTACTATGGAGTCTATATACTAACAACGACTTTGTGGTTTAACACTCAATTCGGAAATTCCTTCCATACTTTTTGGCCGAATGCAACCTGGTGGCAAAGTAGATCTAATTTATTCTTTTTGGCTTTGGGAATCGCTGCTTCTTTTCAGTTCGTAAGAATATTTTTAAACACGAAACAAAAAACTCCTTGGGTCGATCGCATTCTAACCATACTTGCACTCGTTGGACTCATATCCTCTTTCAGTATCCTTTTCACAGAAACAAATCGGATCTTTTCTAGAATCATCAACCTCATTTATTTGATATCGGTTCCCATCATCCTCTCTGCCGGAATTCGGGTCTACTGGATGGGGGAGAAAAAAATCAAATTCTTTCTCCTCTGTTGGGGGAGTTATCTTTGTTCGGGATACATTTCTATTTTTTATTACTTAGGAATCATTCCTTATTCTCTGCCGGTCATATATGGATCCATATTCATATTTCCGATCGATTTGTTTTTTTTATTATTCAATCTTCTGCAAAAATACAAAGATTTGGCTGGAGAAAGAAATGAAATTTTGCAAAGACTACTCTCCATAAACAATTCCAAAGACACACGGTATACAAAATCCAAACTAGATTCGGTCAACACAAACGAATTTGTGATTCGACTAGAGAAATGGATGAGTGAAACCAAACCATATTTAGATGAAACTTTGGATTTAGAGAAAACATCTCTTGCCATTGGACTCAATCTACAGCAGACATCGGAGTTAATCAACTCGCAATTAGGGATGAGTTTCCGATCCTATTTGAATTCCTATAGAATCAAAGAGGCCAAAGAACTGCTAAAAACCAAACCGGAGTTATCGGTGATTGCGATTGCATTTGCAACGGGTTTCGGCTCGAAATCGGTATTCAATGCAGAATTCAAAAAATCAACAGGACTTGCACCCGGAGAATACAGAAAGAAATCTTAAGTCCACATGACCTAAAGGAAACACTTAGTTTACCGAAAGAAAGTCCCTTTGGGTAAACTAACGATTCTAAATCACAGATATAATTTCTTTTAACCTTGGGTGTTCCGGAGACATTTTTTTAATCATATCCACCAAATAAGTTGCACGATCCTTATCCCCATTCAACCGACAAACATCCGCTAAGTGAATTAAGTTACGAATATTCGAAGGTTGGCGAAGACGAACACGTTCGCTAAGCTCTTGTGACTCCCAAAGAAAAGACTGAGATTTGTACAAAGAATACATTCTTTTATAAAGAACAGAAGTATGAAACATCCAAATTGTATCCGAAGGATAATTTTCCAATGCCAGACTTGCGTATTCCATCGCCTTTACTAAATCACCCTTTTTTTCATACAACTTTGCAATGTATTTGAGTTCAGCGATGGATGTGTCAAGGGCCGAATCATAAGACAACAATAACTCAAGGGCTTTATCATATTGTTTTTCTCTAATTTTTTCTTTTGCTTCCAGGAAAAATTTTCCAGGTTTCGGATATGGATCTAGGTTGTATTGTAACGAAATCAAACTCAAATCATCAGAATATTTTCCCTTTTTTCGCAAACATTCAAGGAGAGGCTGCATTTCCCCTTTTGCTTCTTCAATATTCCCTAATATTAAATTATGATCTTCATTGATATCGCGATACCTTCCTTGTTCAGAAAGTATCAAATCATCCTTCCCATCAGAACCACAAAAGATTTTATCCGATTTTTTCATCTGAAACACAGAAATGATTCTTTCAGAAAGTCCTTCAATTACACCTAACTTGTAATAATGAACTTCATCTTCAATAAATGAGGCCTTCCCATCCCGATACAAAATCACCGAAGGGTGTTCTAAATTGACAAAATACAAAGTTCCTGTTGATTCCTCAAGTAAACCCACAACGGCAGAGACCAACATCGCACCATCAAAAGTTTCAAATACTTTTTGTAAGTCCAAATAACAATCATGTAACCAACGTTCGGGTGACCGGTTCGATGATGCAGGATCCATTTTAGAGCGAATGATGATCGAGTTATATACTGCTCCGAGTAC from Leptospira bourretii encodes the following:
- a CDS encoding SpoIIE family protein phosphatase, whose amino-acid sequence is MYHYLKAILSQFLDLIPERKIYNEDYIKELDRHTRIIQIPGSIIGVFGMLGFAFDTDAKLHPEFPELFYYRIGYSLFCFSYIVFIFYNHFKNKFSSWEGLTWAYLTYAYLLFTAAYYTGRIADDAAYVSGYQMLVMILPFLPLPRKTLLIYYPISILIFFISVFIYKPNLTTAAANYSMQNLTISYVLGIFSGLIMERYRFHSFLNHKRIIKKNEEITKTVDEIQNLKSQQDGDYFLTSLLLEPLLGHETDGNAIGIETVVNQYKKFQFRNREYQLGGDYISVFNLILQGKRYKAFINGDAMGKSIQGAGGAIVLGAVYNSIIIRSKMDPASSNRSPERWLHDCYLDLQKVFETFDGAMLVSAVVGLLEESTGTLYFVNLEHPSVILYRDGKASFIEDEVHYYKLGVIEGLSERIISVFQMKKSDKIFCGSDGKDDLILSEQGRYRDINEDHNLILGNIEEAKGEMQPLLECLRKKGKYSDDLSLISLQYNLDPYPKPGKFFLEAKEKIREKQYDKALELLLSYDSALDTSIAELKYIAKLYEKKGDLVKAMEYASLALENYPSDTIWMFHTSVLYKRMYSLYKSQSFLWESQELSERVRLRQPSNIRNLIHLADVCRLNGDKDRATYLVDMIKKMSPEHPRLKEIISVI
- a CDS encoding LamG domain-containing protein gives rise to the protein MESCFRIIQQIRLFVFVFCLSSYCQPNSFNNTGDYKSKSFTETEILKCFLEGRCGPNGVTSTNGFQIPPTLVSGLYAWYPLDGDINDKSGSAHHGYFPGGIWPATTGPSYSLSRSHLPNGTASFNGTDQYFGSDFTPLCNEDFAIALWIFPNNATNNQIIGFQQAIGYNPGPRLLLDAAGHFEFSAFFSFWGNSSVTVGTSSTVLTANVWTHITYVHNGATQQGTIWVNGVGVGVTSDFIPSGDLPYVTGCITGSSPLPWWTGTPLNIGYGFANPRFFTGRMDDIWFFKGRQLSASDISTLMSLP
- a CDS encoding 7TM diverse intracellular signaling domain-containing protein, with product MKWVRFLFFVWILTAGLSCSEEKHSRTNITNRFESFRDPQGQMSLEDVEKQTSWQTIKGDSLSFHFTKDIIWLRAKASDPAFLPDKILSLEWKALDNAILFLPDETSYQSFQTGDAYPKSTWAVPEALDPSFQIPKLKLTKKNYIYLRLQSVSLISFPIFSMDENTFHKKIVLETGVIYLILGFCAVMFLISMFYLLAFRLYDFFYYGVYILTTTLWFNTQFGNSFHTFWPNATWWQSRSNLFFLALGIAASFQFVRIFLNTKQKTPWVDRILTILALVGLISSFSILFTETNRIFSRIINLIYLISVPIILSAGIRVYWMGEKKIKFFLLCWGSYLCSGYISIFYYLGIIPYSLPVIYGSIFIFPIDLFFLLFNLLQKYKDLAGERNEILQRLLSINNSKDTRYTKSKLDSVNTNEFVIRLEKWMSETKPYLDETLDLEKTSLAIGLNLQQTSELINSQLGMSFRSYLNSYRIKEAKELLKTKPELSVIAIAFATGFGSKSVFNAEFKKSTGLAPGEYRKKS